Proteins encoded in a region of the Corvus hawaiiensis isolate bCorHaw1 chromosome 18, bCorHaw1.pri.cur, whole genome shotgun sequence genome:
- the CDC45 gene encoding cell division control protein 45 homolog gives MFVSDCRRDFYDLIVTQRVLLLVASDVDALCACKILQALFQCDHVQYTLVPVSGWQELETAFLEHKDQFKYFVLINCGANVDLLEILQPEEDTLFFVCDSHRPINVVNVYNDTQIKLLVKQDDDLDVPAYDDIFRDEEDEEEDSENESDGSEPLEKRRRFEEEVIERTMRRRQRREWEARRREILFDYEQYEYHGTSSAMVMFDLAWIMSKDLNDMLWWAIVGLTDQWVQDKITQMKYVTDIGVLQRHVSRHNHRNEDEENSLSIDCMRIAFEYDLRLALYQHWSLYESLCNTSYTSASLKLWSVQGQKRLQEFLADMGLPLKQVKQKFNSMDISLKENLREMIEESANKFGMKDLRVQTFSIHFGFKNKFSASDIVYATTSLMENIEKEGPETTNFIKALDSLSRGNLDKLHQGLDLAKKQLRAIQQTVASCICTNLVISQGPFLYCALMEGTPDVKLFSKPVSLCLLSKYLLKSFVCSTKNKRCKLLPLVMAAPMDVEQGTVIMVGIPPETESSDKKNFFGRAFEKAAESTNSRTLHNHFEMSIIELKTEDRSKFLDALISLLS, from the exons CGTGTTCTTCTTCTTGTTGCTTCAGATGTTGATGCATTATGTGCCTGTAAAATACTCCAA GCTTTGTTTCAATGTGACCATGTGCAATACACACTCGTGCCAGTGTCTGGGTGGCAAGAACTTGAAACTGCCTTTCTCGAGCATAAAGATCAG ttcaaatattttgttcttattAATTGTGGTGCCAATGTTGACCTCCTGGAAATCTTGCAGCCTGAAGAGGATactcttttttttgtatgtgaCAGTCACAGACCAATCAATGTAGTGAATGTTTACAATGACACACAg ATTAAGCTGTTAGTCAAGCAAGATGATGATCTTGATGTTCCTGCTTATGATGACATCTTCAGAGATGAAGAGGATGAAGAAGAGGACTCAGAGAATGAAAGTGATGGCTCAGAACCCTTAGAGAAGCGCAGACGCTTTGAAGAG GAGGTAATAGAGAGGACAATGAGAAGGCGACAAAGGCGAGAATGGGAAGCACGCAG aCGAGAAATTCTTTTTGATTACGAGCAATATGAATACCATGGGACCTCA TCTGCGATGGTGATGTTTGATCTGGCATGGATAATGTCTAAGGACTTGAATGACATGTTGTG GTGGGCTATTGTTGGCCTAACAGATCAATGGGTCCAAGATAAAATCACTCA AATGAAATATGTGACTGACATTGGGGTCCTGCAGCGCCACGTGTCTCGCCACAACCACCGCAACGAGGATGAAGAGAATTCTCTGTCCATTGACTGCATGAGAATTGCATTTGAATATGA CCTGCGCCTGGCACTGTATCAGCACTGGTCTCTCTACGAAAGTCTCTGTAACACCTCATACACCTCTGCTAGCCTTAAGCTTTGGTCTGTACAAGGGCAGAAGAGGCTCCAGGAGTTTTTGGCAGACATGGG TTTGCCTTTGAAGcaagtgaaacagaaatttaattcCATGGACAtatctttgaaagaaaatcttCGGGAGATGATTGAAGAATCTGCAAACAAATTTGG aaTGAAAGATTTACGAGTTCAGACCTTCAGCATTCACTTTGGCTTTAAGAACAAATTCTCAGCAAGTGACATAGTTTATGCAACAACTTCTCTCATGGAGAATATAGAGAAAGAGGGGCCTGAAACAACTAATTTCATTAAGGCTTTGGACAGTCTCTCCAG GGGTAACCTGGACAAGCTGCACCAAGGACTGGACCTAGCCAAAAAGCAGTTACGTGCCATTCAGCAGACAGTGGCCAGCTGTATTTGCACCAACCTTGTCATTTCTCAGGGGCCCTTTCTCTACTGTGCCCTCATGGAG GGCACACCAGATGTGAAACTGTTTTCCAAACCAGTGTCTCTGTGCCTGCTTAGTAAATACTTACTGAAATCGTTTGTTTGCTCT ACAAAAAACAAGCGTTGCAAGCTGCTGCCCCTGGTCATGGCTGCACCCATGGATGTTGAACAGGGAACTGTGATCATGGTGGGGATTCCTCCGGAGACAGAAAGCTCGGACAAAAAGAA CTTTTTTGGAAGAGCCTTCGAGAAGGCTGCGGAGAGCACCAACTCCCGGACGCTGCACAACCACTTCGAGATGTCGA TAATTGAATTGAAAACAGAAGATCGGAGCAAATTTCTGGATGCACTCATTTCTCTCTTGTCCTAA